ATAAATTAGTAAAAGATTTAAGAACAGGTTATGAAACTTCAAAAATTCAATCAGTAATGGATGGTGAAATAGATTCTTTTTTAAAAAAATTTTTAATATATAAAAAAAATAAAGAAAATAAAATTTAATTAAACTATTTATTTTTCAATGAAAATTCGTTATACTGATCTTATAGATCAAACTTTTGATTTTCCCACTGAGGAATTTTCTATAAAAAATAATTTATTAGAATTTCATGGTATTCCATTAATGGATTTAATAAAAAAATATGGAACTCCATTAAAATTTACATATTTACCAAAAATATCTCAAAATATAAAAAAAGCTAAAAAATGGTTTAAAAAAGCTATTCATTCTAATCAATATAATAATAAATATACTTATTGTTATTGTACAAAAAGTTCTCATTTTTATTTTGTCTTAGAAGAAGCATTAAAAAATGATATTAGCATTGAAACTTCATATGCTTATGATATAGAAATCATCAAAAATCTTTATAAAAAAGGAAAAACTAATAAAAAAATAGAAATAATATGTAATGGATTTAAAACAAAAAATTATATTAAAAATATATCAGAATTGATAAATAATGGTTTTTGTAATACTATACCAATATTAGATAATTCAGATGAATTAGAAAAACTTAATTTAGTTATTAATTATCCTTTTAAACTTGGTATACGTATAGCTTCTGAAGAAGAACCAAAATTTGAATTTTATACTTCTAGATTAGGAATAGGATATAAAGATATTGTTGTTTTTTATTTAAATAAAATAAAAAATAATCCCAAAATAGAATTAAAAATGTTACATTTTTTTATTAATACAGGTATCAAAGATACTGCTTATTATTGGAATGAACTTTTTAAGTGTTTACATATATATGCAATATTAAAAAAAATAGCACCAGAATTAGATATTTTAAATATAGGAGGAGGGTTTCCAATAAAAACATCTATGTCTTTTAATTATAATTATGAATATATGACCAATGAAATTGTTTATCAAATTAAAAAATTTTGTCAAGAAGAAAATGTTTTGGAACCACATATATATACAGAATTTGGAGCTTATACAGTTGGAGAAAGTGGAGGTATTTTATATAAAATACTTAATCAAAAACGTCAAAATGATAGAGAAAAATGGAATATGATAGATAGTTCTTTTATGACCACACTTCCTGATACATGGGCAATAAGTAGAAGATTTATTATGATGGCTATTAATCGTTGGAATGATTATTATGAAAGAGTTTTTTTAGGAGGATTAACATGTGATAGTGATGATTATTATAATTCAGAACAACATATGAATGCTATATATCTTCCTTTTTTTTGTGAAAAAACTCCACTTTATATTGGTTTTTTTAATACTGGAGCTTATCAAGATACAATTAGTGGATATGGAGGAGTTCATCATTGTTTAATTCCACAACCTATTCATATATTAATAAATCATGATGAAAAAAAAAATTTTGTATATAGAATATTCCGTCAATCACAAAGTCCTGAAGAAATATTAAAAATATTAGGTTATTTATGAAAAAAAAATTTTTTATTTTTCTGGAATATATAAAAAATATTCTACACTTGAAAAATCAAAAACAGTATTAATTCCTGTTCCATATGATTCTACTCAAACATGGAAAAAAGGGGCTAAAAAAGGACCAAAAGCTTTTTTAGCTGCATCAGAACATATGGAATTATACGATATTGAAACGGATTCAGAAGTCTATAAAAGAGGAATTTTTATTGTTTCTCCACCCGTAAATAATTCAATTTCCTCTAGAGAAATGGTTAAAAAAGTATATAATATTACAAAAAAATACCTTTTTAAAGAAAAATTTGTAACTCTTATAGGAGGAGATCATTCTATATCTATAGGTAGTATTAGAGCTTTTGGAGAAAAATATCCAAATTTAAGTATTCTTCATATGGATGCACATATAGATTTACGTTCTGTATATAAAGGAGATCCATATAATCATGCATGTTCTATGCATGAAGCATCTCAAAAATATCCTTTAATACAAATAGGTATTCGAAGTATGGATATACTGGAAAAAAAATTTATTCAAAAAGGAAACGTTTTTTATATGCATAAAATTTATAAAAACGATTTTTGGATGAAAAAAGCTATTCAAAAACTTACAAAAAATGTATTCATTAGTATAGATATTGATGTTTTTGATCCTAGTATAGCTCCTTCTACTGGAACTCCAGAACCAGGAGGATTAGATTGGTATACAACGTTAAAATTTTTAAAAAAAGTTTTTCAAAAAAAAGAAATAAAAGGATTTGATATTGTTGAACTTTTGCCAAATCAAAAAGAATCATCTACAGATTTTTTAGCTGTGAAACTTTACTATAAATTACTATCATATAAATATGAATTAATAACATCATAAACATCATAAATATGAACAATAAAATTATTATAGCTATAGATGGATATTCTTCATCGGGAAAAAGTACTTTAGCAAAAAAAATATCCCAAAAATTAAAATATAAATATATAGATACCGGAGCTATGTATAGAGGAATAACTTTATTAGCTATTCGAAAAAAAATTTTTAATAGTGATTTATGGAATATACGTAATTTTATACCTTTTTTAAAAAATATTAATTTTAAATTTAAATGGAATAATAAATTTCATAAAACTGATATTTTTTTAAATAAAGAAAATATACAATATGAGATTAGATCATTAAAAGTAACAAAAAAAGTGAGTTTAATAGCTCAGATTCCTGAAATTCGTAAAATATTAACTATTTTTCAGAGAAATATTGGAGAAAAAAAAGGAATTGTTATGGATGGAAGAGATATCGGTAATTCTGTTTTTCCTAAATCTGAATTAAAAATTTTTATGAAAGGATCTATAGAAGTTCGTTCTTATAGAAGATATAAAGATCTTCAAAAAAGAGGAGAAAAAATTTCTTATGAAGAAGTTAAAAAAGATATTATTCATAGAGATATAATGGATACTTCTAGAAAAATTTCTCCATTAAAAAAATATGAAGATTATATAGAAATAGATAATACTTTTATAAGTATGGAAAAACAATTAAATTTAATTTTTCAATTAATAAATAAAATGAAAAAAAATAATCATATTATTATATGAAATTATTAAATGGAAGAATATCTTTAGTTACAGGAGGTTCAGGAGATATAGGAAGATCTATTGTAAAAACTTTTGTACAACATGGAGCTAATGTTATTTTTACATTTTTTTCCTCAATAAAGGAGGCTAAAAAATTAGTTTTAGAATTTAAAAATTCAGTAGAAGCATATCAAATTGATCTTTCAGATTTTAATTCTTCAAAAAATTTAGTTGAAAAAATTATAAAAAAATATGGAAAAATAGATATATTAGTCAATAATGCTGGTATTATTAAAGATAATTTTTTACTTAAGATTTCCCAAAAAGATTGGGATAACGTTATAAAAACTAATCTTTATTCTATTTTTAATTTAACTAAATTTGCGATTTTTCCTATGATGAGACAAAAAAAAGGAAGTATTATTAATATGAGTTCTGTTATAGGATTAACAGGAAATATTGGACAATCTAATTATGCAACATCTAAAGCAGGTATTATTGGATTTACTAAATCTATAGCTAGAGAATTAGGAAAAAAAAATATTCGTTGTAATGCTATAGCTCCTGGATATATTATGACAAAAATGAATTCTCATTTTAAATATAAAATCAAAGAAGATTGGATAAAAAATATTCCATTAAAAAGACCGGGAACTCCTCAAGATATAGCGAACTGCACTTTATTTCTTGCTTCAGATTTATCTAATTATATTACCGGTTCTGTGTTAAATGTAAATGGAGGATTAATTTAATCATTGATTTATATATAATATATGAGTGTTTTTTATTTTTATTATGGAAATATATTCAAATAAAAAAATTGTACAAAGTTTAGGGGAAATATTAAAAAAAAAATACGTAATTAATATAATTATATCTCCAGGATCTAGAAATGCTCCTATCATTATTCATTTTACACAAAATAAGTATTTTAATACTTATAGTATTGTAGATGAACGTTGTGCTGGTTTTTTTGCTTTAGGAATTGCACAACAAATTAGAAAACCTGTAGTCATTAGTTGTACTTCTGGATCTGCTGTTGTAAATTATTATCCTGCAATTACAGAAGCTTTTTATCAAAATATTCCACTTATTTTAATAACGGCAGATAGGCCAAAAGAAATTATAGATATTTTTGAAGGACAATCAATTCATCAAGAAAATATTTTTCAAAAACATGTAGAAACATCTGTTCAACTAACAGAAGACGAATCTAAATTAGGTATGTGGTATAATGAAAAATTAATTAATGAATCTATCAATAAATGTATTTTAAAAAATAAACCTATACATATTAATATTCCTTTTTCTGAACCACTTTATAAAACAACAAATCGACTACAAGTAAACCCTAAAATTATAAAAATTATATACGAAAAAAATTTTCGTATTAAAACATCCAATCATTATCATATAGAACAATCTATATGGAAAAAATATAAAAAAAAAATGATTTTATTAGGATTACATTATCCAGAAAAAAATATGGAAAATATTTTAAAAAAATTTAGTTATGATTCATCTATTGTAATTTTTACAGAAACAACATCTCATGTATGTGGAAAATTATTTTTTTCAAGTATAGATCAACTTATTTTTAATATGACTGTTAAAGAGTGGAATCATTTTAAACCTAATATTTTATTAACTATTGGTGTAAATATTATATCTAAAAAAATAAAATTTTTTTTGAGAAAATATCCTCCAATATATCATTGGCATATAGGAAAAAATTATGAAAAATACCCAGATACTTATTATAAGTTAACTACTTATTGGTCTATGACTTTAGAATCATTTTTTCAAATTTTTCAAAATTTGAATTTATCTATTTCAGATTATAAATATCAATGGGAAAAATTAAGAAAAAAAAGAATTAAAAAACATAAATTTTTTATCAAAAAAGAAAAAAGTTTTTCAGATTTAAAAGTTCTTTTTTTTATATTTCAATCTATTCCTAATAATTCTATTTTACAATTAGGAAATAGTATGATTATTAGATATTATGAACTTTTTTATAAAAAAAAATCTTCTATTCATTCTTATTGTAATCGTGGAACATCAGGAATAGACGGATGTGTTTCAACAGCTATAGGTTCTGCAACAAGTAGTAAAAAAATTGTAACATTAATCATTGGAGATATAAGTTTTTTTTATGATAGTAATGCCTTATGGAATAATTATATTCCAAAAAATTTTAGAATTATACTTATTAATAATAGAGGTGGAAATATTTTCAGATTTATTTCCAAAACGAAACTTCCTGAAAAAATTTTCAATTTTTTCGAAACAAAACATATTTTTTCTGCAGAAAAAATATGTGAAATGCATAATTGGAAATATAAAAAAGTTTCTAATCAATCTAATTTAAAAAAAAGTTTATCTTTTTTTTGGAACAAATCAGATAATCCTTTTTTATTAGAAATAGATACTCATAAATATAAAAATGCGGAAATTTTAAAAAAATATTTATCCTATTTATTTTAATTGAAAAATTAAAAAAATATCCCATAAAGCTTTAATTCTAGCAAATATTTCTCTTAATTGTATTCTACTATCAAAATATAGGTTTTTAGCGTTAAACCCTATAACATCTAATCCTAAACAATTTCCAATAAAAATAGCTCTTTCATTATGAAATTTTTGAGATATAATAGTGAATCTTTTTTGATGAAAAATTTTATAAACTCTTAATATAGATTGTAATGTATTAATACCATAACAATCTTCATATATAAAACAAGAAGGAATTCCTTTTTTTATTAATTCTTTTTTCATCATTTTGGGTTCATTATAATTTTTTTCTCTATTATCACCACTTACAATGATATAACGTATTTTTTTATGATAAAAAAGATAATAAGCAGCATCAATTCTATACTTAAAATAAGCATTTACACCACCTCCATGTAAATATTTAGAAGTTCCTAATACAACACCAAATGTATTATATGGAATATAATTGACATAATCAAAATTTTTTCTCATTGACCAAAAACTAACTATAAAATAACAAGAAAAAATAAATGAAATTATGATAAATAATATACGTTTTATTGTTTAATAAACACAATCATCTTTTTTTAATTTAAAAAGAATCATTTTCTATCACCCATTCTCCTTTTTCTAAAAAAAACTCTGCTTGTTTAAATTTAATATTTTTAATTTCTCCTGTAATTAAATGACGAATATTAATTCTATTATTTCTTCCTAATTTTTTTCCGTTTTTTCCTATCATTAAAAAATCCATTTTTATATTATTTTTATTTTTTGGAATATATAAAATGTCTCCTATTATTATGGTAGATTTAAATAAAAAAGAAACAATTTTTTTATTAATATCATAAATTTTTTCTTGAAATAAATTAAAAGCATTTTGTTTATAGACGATTAAAGGATCTTTTTGTTCAAAAACTGCATTTTGCACAGAATATCTTAAACTATCCATATCACGTAAATGTTCTTTCCATTTTTCATCCAAAAAACATAATATAGTTTTTTTTTCAAATATTGATAATAAAGATTCCCCTTTAGTATTATAAAATTCCTTCAATTCTGATATAGAAATGATATTTTTTAATCCATCAGTAAAAATAACTTGTATTTGATAAGATTTATCATCCTTATTTTTTATAAAATTAGATGTAATTGGCATGATATCTTTATTAATTATAATTTTCTTTTTTTGATCATAAAAATTTATAACAATATCATGAAGTTTATTTATACAATAAAATTCTTTATAAGATAAAAATTCTTTTTCATGAAATGGAAATTCTATATTAAAAATTTGAGTAAATTCATATTTTAAATTTTTAAAATCATTTAAAGATTTATTAACTGAAATTATAACATCTAATAAAAAATAAACCATATTAGAAATGTCTAAACTTAATTCTTTACCAAATAATGCATTTTTACGTTTTTTATAAATAAATTCTCTTTGTTTATTAATAACATCATCATAGTCTAATAAACGTTTTCGCATACTAAAATTATTATCCTCTATTTTTTTTTGTGCTTTTTCAATAGATTTTGTTAATAAAGTATGTTGTATTATATCCCCTTCTTTATGCCCAAATCTATCCATAAGTTTGGAAAGTCTTTCTGAATCAATAAATAGACGAATCAAATTATCCTCTAATGATACATAAAATTGAGAACTTCCTGGATCTCCTTGACGTCCAGATCTTCCTCTTAATTGATTATCAACTCTTCTAGAATCATGTCTTTCTGTTCCTAAAACGTATAATCCTCCAT
The sequence above is a segment of the Blattabacterium cuenoti genome. Coding sequences within it:
- a CDS encoding type III PLP-dependent enzyme domain-containing protein; this encodes MKIRYTDLIDQTFDFPTEEFSIKNNLLEFHGIPLMDLIKKYGTPLKFTYLPKISQNIKKAKKWFKKAIHSNQYNNKYTYCYCTKSSHFYFVLEEALKNDISIETSYAYDIEIIKNLYKKGKTNKKIEIICNGFKTKNYIKNISELINNGFCNTIPILDNSDELEKLNLVINYPFKLGIRIASEEEPKFEFYTSRLGIGYKDIVVFYLNKIKNNPKIELKMLHFFINTGIKDTAYYWNELFKCLHIYAILKKIAPELDILNIGGGFPIKTSMSFNYNYEYMTNEIVYQIKKFCQEENVLEPHIYTEFGAYTVGESGGILYKILNQKRQNDREKWNMIDSSFMTTLPDTWAISRRFIMMAINRWNDYYERVFLGGLTCDSDDYYNSEQHMNAIYLPFFCEKTPLYIGFFNTGAYQDTISGYGGVHHCLIPQPIHILINHDEKKNFVYRIFRQSQSPEEILKILGYL
- the speB gene encoding agmatinase, with amino-acid sequence MYEKKIFYFSGIYKKYSTLEKSKTVLIPVPYDSTQTWKKGAKKGPKAFLAASEHMELYDIETDSEVYKRGIFIVSPPVNNSISSREMVKKVYNITKKYLFKEKFVTLIGGDHSISIGSIRAFGEKYPNLSILHMDAHIDLRSVYKGDPYNHACSMHEASQKYPLIQIGIRSMDILEKKFIQKGNVFYMHKIYKNDFWMKKAIQKLTKNVFISIDIDVFDPSIAPSTGTPEPGGLDWYTTLKFLKKVFQKKEIKGFDIVELLPNQKESSTDFLAVKLYYKLLSYKYELITS
- the cmk gene encoding (d)CMP kinase, whose translation is MNNKIIIAIDGYSSSGKSTLAKKISQKLKYKYIDTGAMYRGITLLAIRKKIFNSDLWNIRNFIPFLKNINFKFKWNNKFHKTDIFLNKENIQYEIRSLKVTKKVSLIAQIPEIRKILTIFQRNIGEKKGIVMDGRDIGNSVFPKSELKIFMKGSIEVRSYRRYKDLQKRGEKISYEEVKKDIIHRDIMDTSRKISPLKKYEDYIEIDNTFISMEKQLNLIFQLINKMKKNNHIII
- the fabG gene encoding 3-oxoacyl-[acyl-carrier-protein] reductase; the protein is MKLLNGRISLVTGGSGDIGRSIVKTFVQHGANVIFTFFSSIKEAKKLVLEFKNSVEAYQIDLSDFNSSKNLVEKIIKKYGKIDILVNNAGIIKDNFLLKISQKDWDNVIKTNLYSIFNLTKFAIFPMMRQKKGSIINMSSVIGLTGNIGQSNYATSKAGIIGFTKSIARELGKKNIRCNAIAPGYIMTKMNSHFKYKIKEDWIKNIPLKRPGTPQDIANCTLFLASDLSNYITGSVLNVNGGLI
- the menD gene encoding 2-succinyl-5-enolpyruvyl-6-hydroxy-3-cyclohexene-1-carboxylic-acid synthase, encoding MEIYSNKKIVQSLGEILKKKYVINIIISPGSRNAPIIIHFTQNKYFNTYSIVDERCAGFFALGIAQQIRKPVVISCTSGSAVVNYYPAITEAFYQNIPLILITADRPKEIIDIFEGQSIHQENIFQKHVETSVQLTEDESKLGMWYNEKLINESINKCILKNKPIHINIPFSEPLYKTTNRLQVNPKIIKIIYEKNFRIKTSNHYHIEQSIWKKYKKKMILLGLHYPEKNMENILKKFSYDSSIVIFTETTSHVCGKLFFSSIDQLIFNMTVKEWNHFKPNILLTIGVNIISKKIKFFLRKYPPIYHWHIGKNYEKYPDTYYKLTTYWSMTLESFFQIFQNLNLSISDYKYQWEKLRKKRIKKHKFFIKKEKSFSDLKVLFFIFQSIPNNSILQLGNSMIIRYYELFYKKKSSIHSYCNRGTSGIDGCVSTAIGSATSSKKIVTLIIGDISFFYDSNALWNNYIPKNFRIILINNRGGNIFRFISKTKLPEKIFNFFETKHIFSAEKICEMHNWKYKKVSNQSNLKKSLSFFWNKSDNPFLLEIDTHKYKNAEILKKYLSYLF
- a CDS encoding SanA/YdcF family protein, with the protein product MRKNFDYVNYIPYNTFGVVLGTSKYLHGGGVNAYFKYRIDAAYYLFYHKKIRYIIVSGDNREKNYNEPKMMKKELIKKGIPSCFIYEDCYGINTLQSILRVYKIFHQKRFTIISQKFHNERAIFIGNCLGLDVIGFNAKNLYFDSRIQLREIFARIKALWDIFLIFQLK